The segment CTACAGCTATTCAGAGcttgaaaaaaattatcaatagTGCTCAAACTGGTAGCTTCAAACAGCTTACAGTTAAGGTAACTATGGGCTAAATGAAAACGGATGTGCATAAAAGAAAATGTCTCCCCTTgggatttttctattgttttgattaatatatgtatttttcagtgAGGCTGAAACCGACATAATGAGAGATAATCTCTTTTTTGACTGTGGAGAAAGATACTTTGTAATTTTGTCATCTGGGTTGAAATAATTGGGCTATTTTATGTCTTAGTTTCCTATTAATCTTATAACAAAGAAGTGATCATTGTTACtgggcagcttttttttttctttcctatttgttTAGTGTACTAAATAGAATGTCTTGCTTTGCTGATTCTGTACTTTTTTTGTCTGTAGTCCTAAAACTATCCCCGATTTGGCCAAAAGATCTCTTGGTCTATATCACAGTCAAGCAGCTAACACTCATGGAGGGTAAAAATACCAAAACCTAGAAGCATATAATATGATATGAAGGGTAGAGATAAAATCTAAAGACTTAAGAATTCTAAAGAATTGGaacttgaggacttccctggcggtccagtggttaagactcctctgtgctcccagtgcagggggcacaggttctgtccctggtcagggaactaagatcccacatgccactcagcacagcccaaaaaaaaaaaaaaaaattggaacaaaTTCACTTCTGGGTGCTAAAAGGAAAAGGCCCAATTTTGTTGTGGAAAGGTATTTTTTTCAACTGGAGTTTCAAGATCCATATTTGTGCTTGTGTGAACTGCTGTTTTCtggaactgtgtgtgtgtactttttcTCTTTAGGGCAATAAAACATTGATCTGTGAAACTAATTACTGAATACTTGGAAAGAATTAaaccaaataataaatgaataaaaattacatctAAAGGGGAAGATAGAGCCCTTCATCTTTCAACAGATTTTCTTTGGCCAgacagaaatgtctgttcagagaCTTGCCTTCCTATAGCCATCCTTTCATATGAATGCCCTGTCTAAATGTGGCAGCTATTTCCAGGATGTGGGTTGTTTTAGGGCTCATAAAGTGTCTCATAAACTAATAATGAAAGGGTTAAGTCAGTTCAGATCTTTAAAGAATGCTTTGAAAGAATTTATAAGCTCTGGCCTACTTACCTTACATAATTGAAAGTTCAAGGGTTCTCAGCAGTTAAAGTTAACATCAGTAATTCTTGACTTTGACTAAAACTCCCCTTTAATTTGAATAGCATCCTTATATTCTCTGTCACTTAATCCTGGAAAagaatagttttaaatatataagaaaaaaatgtacattaaaatttgTGCTTCTTTTTTCAGGAAGCTCTACTGAATGGTTTGGTGGCCACTGAGGTGTGGATGTGGTTTTATGTTGGCGAGATCATAGGCAAGCGTGGCATCATTGGCTATAATGTTTGAAGACCAATCTTTGCTGTTATTTGGGTGTTCTTGGACCGTGTGTGAGCAGACTGctatttgaataaaataagacaatGTGTCAAAATCAGTGTTTTCTCTGTCAAGTATTACATGGAAGGTCACAATTTCTCTTGATATTAAGTTGGGTTGTCTTTTGCTTTGATACGTTAATACAGCTCTAAGTGCATGTCTTTGCTTAGCCTGCAATTGGAAAGGATAGATATGACTATACCAACCTGGTACATGTATATATGAGGATAGCATTTTACTTTGAAGGCttgaaataaatgatatttaagcTTAATTTTAGAAAAGTTGGGGAAAGGCTTTGAGAAAACAAGAACTTGTTCCagtaggagaaaaataataccatGTGCCAAACATGGTATATACTAGTTAAATCACCTAGTATAAAGAATACAATTTGGACTGTTTTTCTTTgctaaaatcagagaaagaccCCTTTGACAACAGCTGTGTCTGTAAATGTAGGGGTACTTTTTGTCAATTTGAATATAGCTTCCCCAGAAGAGGCCAGCCGGGTGATATTCTGTGTGTCTTTGTAATATCTTTAACATTAGGACAGAGAATGAAAGCAATGACCTGTGTTTTCAATCTAATTTTGATATGttattaatctttattttttaaggacctatctttacaaaaataaaatatcctgtAGATATTTAACAGGATTATAGTTTAGTATTGTCCATGGGTCAAAATAGTATAATATGTCCTGAAATAAATACAAGTGATTGGTATCAGTCTGTCATCTTGAGCCACTTTATTGAGGATTTGGTAGCGACTTAATCATTCATTGGCTTTTCCTCAGGTTCTTACCATCTATGAATGTCTCGTTGGTACGTTTCTAAATCTGTTGTAGCTCTTTGCAGCCACTGCACAACATGGAATACCAGCTGATGATAAGCAAAAGATGGTTGCATATTGGAAAAGCATCATGGCTCACAATATAGTATTAATCCTTTAATAGTATTGAACCTTTATCCAGTCAATTCCAAATTTACCAGCTGGTTTTGAACACTGCTGCTTTAGCCAATAAAGGGCACAGCTTTTCTTTGATAGGCAAGAACTCACCAAGGAGAGACTGCTACTCTCTGAACTGTGAAGTAATGCCTAACTTACTGCAGGTGGTCAAAACTGAAACTACCTCTTTTCAGAAAGCATTCAGTAACTTAAAATATGCATAGCAACAGACAGAAAAGACACTACTGCAATAATGGTGATTTTCCTGAATTTTTCTATTGCATACGTGAGTGAGCAgtgcaattgattttttaaaaatttaaaggtagggcttccctggtggcgcagtggttgagagtccgcctgccgatgcaggggacatgggttcatgccccagtccaggaagatgccacatgccgctgagcaactgggaccatgagccatggccgctgaggctacgcgtctggagcctgtgctccgctaggggagaggccacaacagtgagagggctgcataccgcaaaaaaaaaattaaataaaaactaaaaaattaaaggTGTGAAATCAGCTAGCATACTAAGAACCTACAGAGGCCACGTTGATTCATGATAtgtaatgtgattttattttaactaCATGGTCACACCAGAAGGTcctcaaaataaatgtttactactCACTCCACTGCTACTTCCTCCTCCTTTGCCACATGGCACACCTCTGGTGTAGGGTGACTAATAGTGTATGTACAGAATTTTCTTTGGTGAAAAATAGCAGTGGACTCTGAAGTGGCCACTTGACTTCTGCAGGCCTGTTACTTTTTGTCCTCCTAAACCCCAGATGTCTTGCCTCCTAGCAGCAGAGAACTGTTCAGACTGTCTTTCACTGAATTTTTGTGTGCCAAGTGTTTGCCACTGGCAACTTAAGTTAAGTTTGAAGTCAGATATTTTTGGTGCACCTCCTAAATCCAGGTATGCTAAATGGTAGAAACATTCATGAACAAGACTGTTACCTGTTTCACAGAGCTTGATCTGGTGAGACAGGTAACTATGCATGCAGTTAGAGTACCATGTGGCTTGTGAACGGAAACCCATTGAAGGACTTAGACAAGGCATAATCCCTGCCTTCACTTTGTATAGTCTAGCAGCAGCGGGCAGTTTCAAATCCATTAACAAAAGCTAGGGTAGAAATATGCATGGGGTGCATGTGGTCTGAAAGTTATTAAACATAAATTGTCAATAAACAGCAAAGCCTTCCTGAGACTTGCATTTCAAGACCACATTGAATGTGATTCTGTCCACATTGCATACTTAATCCTCTGTTCTATACGCCTCAGCATTACTCTCCTTGGAtgagcttcttttttcttttccacttaccTTTTACATACCTAAATACATATTC is part of the Kogia breviceps isolate mKogBre1 chromosome 7, mKogBre1 haplotype 1, whole genome shotgun sequence genome and harbors:
- the ATP5MG gene encoding ATP synthase subunit g, mitochondrial, whose amino-acid sequence is MAQFVRNLAEKAPALVSAAVTYSKPRLATFWHYAKVELVPPTPAEIPTAIQSLKKIINSAQTGSFKQLTVKEALLNGLVATEVWMWFYVGEIIGKRGIIGYNV